One part of the Corynebacterium sp. CNCTC7651 genome encodes these proteins:
- a CDS encoding tRNA adenosine deaminase-associated protein: MSQDYQDGFAVTVARRDGGWVVREFKDDFTSLDTSVAAVRALRSEGAAFAILNVEEDYLVVVRPGPSSIRVLISDATMAVDDDFAADVLAEAGIEVPDIDPDELDDVDAWAEGDFAIFADLGLSEERLSILLDDDADPDDLADTIAAELGFADELADALD; encoded by the coding sequence ATGAGCCAGGATTATCAGGACGGGTTTGCCGTGACCGTTGCGCGCCGCGACGGCGGCTGGGTGGTCCGCGAGTTCAAGGACGATTTCACCAGCTTGGACACTTCCGTCGCCGCCGTGCGTGCCCTGCGCAGCGAGGGTGCGGCGTTTGCCATCCTCAACGTTGAGGAGGATTACCTGGTGGTGGTGCGCCCGGGCCCGAGCAGCATCCGCGTGCTCATCTCGGACGCGACGATGGCGGTGGACGACGATTTCGCGGCAGACGTCCTCGCCGAGGCCGGCATCGAGGTCCCGGACATCGACCCGGACGAGCTCGACGACGTGGACGCGTGGGCCGAGGGCGATTTCGCGATCTTCGCGGACCTCGGGCTTTCGGAGGAGCGCTTGAGCATTTTGCTTGACGACGATGCAGATCCCGACGACCTCGCCGACACCATCGCCGCCGAGCTTGGCTTCGCCGACGAGCTTGCCGACGCCCTTGACTAG
- a CDS encoding nucleoside deaminase: protein MREAIALANTTPPGDVPVGAIVYSAAGEVVGRGVNRREADGDPTAHAEVAAIRQAARTLGSWRLDGCELVVTLEPCTMCAGAILGARVKSVVFGAYEPKTGACGSLLDALRDPHHLHTVEVRGGVLEAETAQLMSDFFGGLRA, encoded by the coding sequence ATGCGCGAGGCCATCGCGCTGGCCAACACAACCCCGCCGGGCGACGTGCCCGTTGGCGCGATTGTCTATTCGGCCGCTGGGGAGGTGGTGGGGCGGGGGGTGAACCGTCGAGAAGCGGATGGGGACCCCACGGCCCACGCGGAAGTTGCCGCGATACGCCAGGCAGCGCGGACCCTGGGCTCCTGGCGCCTGGACGGGTGCGAGCTGGTGGTGACGCTGGAGCCGTGCACGATGTGCGCCGGCGCGATCCTAGGCGCGCGGGTGAAGTCCGTGGTGTTCGGGGCGTATGAGCCGAAGACGGGGGCGTGCGGGTCGCTCTTGGACGCGCTGCGGGACCCGCACCACCTGCACACGGTGGAGGTGCGCGGGGGCGTGCTGGAGGCCGAAACGGCCCAGCTCATGAGCGACTTTTTCGGCGGTCTGCGCGCGTGA
- a CDS encoding CsbD family protein — protein MALEGKGDQLKGDIKEAAGDLTGNDQLKNEGKADQLGGEIKEKLSEAGDAVKDKFNEVAAKVEDKREEHEAKKDIEDAADRAADQI, from the coding sequence ATGGCACTTGAGGGCAAGGGCGACCAGCTGAAGGGCGACATCAAGGAAGCTGCCGGCGACCTGACTGGCAACGACCAGCTTAAGAACGAGGGCAAGGCCGACCAGCTCGGCGGCGAGATCAAGGAGAAGCTGTCCGAGGCGGGCGATGCCGTCAAGGACAAGTTCAACGAGGTCGCTGCCAAGGTTGAGGACAAGCGCGAAGAGCACGAGGCCAAGAAGGACATCGAGGACGCAGCAGACCGCGCTGCTGACCAGATCTAA
- a CDS encoding MMPL family transporter, with protein sequence MAKLLFKLGRWSYLNPWRVIVAWLLILAASAGVAFSLMRPFTSEFAITGTPAIEALDTLDRNFPGQGDVATSPSVNLVFAAPEGRQLTEPEFMAAMDATVRHLEDNLQMEGTERFGNPVRVNAELQRTLIGEMTAMGLPEESARADAYNIRMVSDSGSIGFTTFEFAAESQFQVTDADRQAVADAMQIGRDAGLQVEAGPPGYGDPIEINTTSEMIGIGIAFLVLLVTFGSLVASTMPIVTAVVGVGIGALAVLTATHWVELNDVTPVLAVMIGLAVGIDYALFILSRYRQERRTLPGPDAAGMAVGTAGSSVVFAGTTVFVALVALVLADIEFLSWMGISAAFTVLVSVFVALTMLPALLGAWGDRAFGGRIPGIAGHAGPGSRPAKDLDKRSVGRSWVNVVKRMPAVVMAAVVLGLGAMSAPVLGLEMALPSDTTSNKDTTQRKAADLMAEGFGPGVNAPLLIVVDAHGVNPDAEILQPYMAAVPDEAGGRAEKAALASFLYAVSEANSVTGVVHAQLVGVNEDLTAAQILATPDGGPEEERTLAVAHGLRENNRQVEDATGVTIGLTGLTAVQMDITEELASAMPLYLGIVVGLAIILLMLVFRSIMVPLVAGLGFLLSVGAAFGLTVLVWQDGLWGLVNTPGPILSFLPIFMIGVTFGLAMDYQVFLVTRIREHYLKLRRAGDPDAELHAVEEATVEGFTQGARVVTAAAIIMIAVFIAFINQPLPFIQIFGFALGVAVFFDAFFVRMALVPATMFLLGRSTWWMPRWLDRILPEVDVEGTGIEHILDDKRAPQEAHA encoded by the coding sequence GTGGCGAAGCTGTTGTTTAAGCTGGGGCGCTGGTCCTACCTAAACCCGTGGCGCGTGATTGTCGCCTGGCTGCTCATTTTGGCGGCGTCTGCGGGTGTGGCTTTTTCGCTGATGCGCCCCTTCACGTCGGAGTTCGCCATCACGGGCACCCCGGCGATTGAGGCGCTGGACACGCTGGACAGGAACTTCCCCGGCCAGGGGGACGTGGCCACCTCGCCGTCGGTGAACTTGGTGTTCGCCGCCCCGGAGGGCCGCCAGCTCACGGAGCCCGAGTTCATGGCGGCGATGGATGCCACCGTGCGCCACCTCGAGGACAACTTGCAGATGGAGGGCACGGAGCGCTTCGGCAACCCGGTGCGCGTGAACGCGGAGCTCCAACGCACCCTTATCGGCGAGATGACCGCCATGGGCCTGCCGGAGGAGAGCGCGCGGGCGGACGCCTACAACATTCGCATGGTGTCGGACTCCGGGAGCATTGGCTTTACGACGTTCGAATTCGCAGCCGAGTCCCAATTCCAAGTCACGGATGCGGACCGGCAAGCGGTCGCGGACGCGATGCAGATCGGCCGCGATGCCGGCCTGCAGGTGGAGGCCGGCCCCCCCGGCTACGGCGACCCGATCGAGATCAACACCACCTCCGAGATGATCGGCATCGGCATCGCGTTTCTGGTGCTGCTGGTCACCTTCGGGTCCTTGGTGGCGTCGACGATGCCGATCGTGACCGCGGTTGTGGGCGTGGGCATCGGCGCGCTGGCCGTGCTCACCGCCACCCACTGGGTGGAGCTGAACGACGTCACCCCGGTGTTGGCCGTGATGATCGGCCTGGCCGTAGGCATTGACTACGCCCTGTTCATCCTGTCGCGCTACCGCCAGGAGCGCCGCACACTGCCCGGCCCGGACGCGGCCGGCATGGCGGTGGGTACCGCCGGCTCCTCCGTCGTCTTCGCCGGCACCACCGTGTTCGTGGCGCTAGTGGCGCTGGTACTAGCGGACATTGAGTTCCTGTCCTGGATGGGCATCTCCGCCGCGTTCACTGTGCTCGTGTCCGTGTTCGTCGCGCTGACCATGCTGCCGGCGCTGCTGGGCGCGTGGGGCGACCGCGCGTTCGGCGGCCGCATCCCCGGCATCGCCGGCCATGCTGGTCCGGGATCGCGCCCGGCGAAGGACTTGGATAAGCGGTCGGTTGGTAGGTCTTGGGTGAACGTCGTCAAGCGAATGCCCGCGGTAGTGATGGCGGCGGTGGTGCTGGGGCTGGGTGCGATGAGTGCCCCGGTGCTGGGGCTGGAGATGGCGCTGCCGTCGGACACCACCTCCAACAAGGACACCACGCAGCGCAAGGCCGCGGACCTGATGGCGGAGGGTTTCGGCCCGGGTGTGAACGCGCCGCTTTTGATTGTGGTGGACGCGCACGGCGTGAACCCGGACGCGGAGATCCTGCAGCCGTACATGGCCGCGGTGCCGGATGAGGCGGGCGGGCGCGCGGAGAAGGCCGCGCTGGCGTCGTTTCTTTACGCCGTGAGCGAGGCGAATTCCGTCACCGGCGTGGTGCACGCGCAGCTGGTGGGTGTGAACGAGGACCTGACCGCCGCGCAGATCCTGGCCACGCCGGACGGTGGCCCGGAGGAGGAGCGCACGCTTGCCGTCGCGCACGGCCTGCGCGAAAACAACCGCCAAGTGGAGGACGCCACCGGCGTGACTATCGGCCTGACCGGCCTGACCGCGGTGCAGATGGACATCACCGAGGAACTCGCCAGCGCGATGCCGCTCTACCTGGGCATTGTGGTGGGGTTGGCAATCATCCTGCTGATGCTGGTGTTCCGCTCCATCATGGTGCCGTTGGTCGCGGGCCTGGGCTTTTTGCTCTCCGTCGGCGCCGCGTTTGGCCTCACCGTCCTGGTGTGGCAAGACGGCCTGTGGGGGCTGGTGAACACGCCGGGGCCGATCTTGTCCTTCCTGCCCATTTTCATGATCGGCGTGACGTTCGGCCTGGCCATGGATTACCAGGTGTTCCTGGTCACCCGCATCCGCGAGCACTACCTGAAGCTGCGCCGCGCCGGCGACCCGGACGCGGAGCTGCACGCCGTGGAGGAGGCCACGGTGGAAGGCTTCACGCAGGGCGCACGCGTGGTCACGGCGGCGGCGATCATCATGATCGCGGTGTTCATCGCGTTCATCAACCAGCCGCTACCGTTTATCCAAATCTTCGGCTTCGCGCTCGGCGTGGCCGTGTTCTTCGACGCGTTCTTCGTCCGCATGGCGCTGGTCCCCGCCACGATGTTCCTCCTCGGCCGCAGCACGTGGTGGATGCCGCGCTGGCTGGACCGCATCCTGCCGGAGGTGGACGTCGAGGGCACCGGCATCGAGCACATCCTCGACGACAAGCGCGCACCCCAGGAGGCTCACGCATGA
- the tgt gene encoding tRNA guanosine(34) transglycosylase Tgt, translated as MTFTPRTLLYDGPFQPGKHGRTGTIHTPHGDIQTPAFIPVATKATVKTLTPEQVRETGAQAILSNAYHLYLQPGPDIVDEAGGVAAFEHWDGPTYTDSGGFQVMSLGVGFRKVLAMDTAGLSEGDIRAANKDRMARVDDDGVDFRSVIDGSNHRFTPEVSMQIQHQLGADIIFAFDELTTLVDTRDYQEHSVERTRRWAKRCLDEHDRLTRERAATHPDRPEQSLWGVVQGAQYEDLRRKATRGLLELDREAREEGKRGFGGFGIGGALEKENLGTIVGWVTDELPVDKPRHLLGISEPDDIFTAVEAGADTFDCVAPTRLGRRGGVYTLDGRMNLTAARFKRDFAGVDEEFGGYVSRNYSRAYIHHLLKAREYLAGTLCTMHNLEFMVRLVDNIRAAIDGGYYEAYRDEFLGRYYA; from the coding sequence ATGACATTCACTCCGCGCACCTTGCTTTACGACGGTCCCTTCCAACCCGGCAAGCACGGCCGCACCGGCACGATTCACACGCCGCACGGGGATATTCAGACGCCCGCGTTCATCCCGGTGGCCACAAAGGCGACGGTGAAAACGCTCACGCCGGAGCAGGTGCGCGAGACCGGCGCGCAGGCGATCTTGTCCAACGCGTACCACCTGTACCTGCAGCCCGGCCCGGACATTGTGGATGAGGCCGGGGGCGTGGCCGCGTTCGAGCACTGGGACGGGCCGACGTACACCGACTCCGGCGGGTTCCAGGTGATGAGCTTGGGCGTTGGTTTCCGCAAAGTGCTGGCGATGGACACCGCGGGGCTTTCGGAGGGCGACATCCGCGCCGCCAACAAGGACCGCATGGCCCGCGTGGATGATGACGGCGTGGATTTTAGAAGCGTCATCGACGGCTCCAACCACCGCTTCACGCCCGAGGTGTCCATGCAGATCCAGCACCAGCTGGGCGCCGACATCATTTTCGCGTTCGACGAGCTGACCACGCTGGTGGATACCCGCGATTACCAGGAGCATTCCGTCGAGCGCACGCGCCGCTGGGCCAAGCGCTGCCTGGATGAGCACGACCGCCTCACCCGCGAACGCGCCGCCACCCACCCCGACAGGCCCGAACAATCCTTGTGGGGCGTGGTGCAGGGGGCGCAGTATGAAGACCTTCGTCGAAAAGCAACCCGCGGCTTGTTGGAGCTGGACCGCGAGGCGCGCGAGGAGGGCAAGCGCGGCTTCGGCGGCTTCGGCATCGGCGGTGCCCTGGAGAAGGAGAACCTGGGCACGATTGTGGGCTGGGTGACGGATGAATTGCCCGTGGATAAGCCAAGGCACCTGCTAGGCATCTCCGAGCCGGACGATATTTTCACCGCGGTGGAGGCGGGCGCGGACACGTTTGATTGCGTCGCGCCCACGCGCCTCGGCCGCCGCGGCGGTGTGTACACGCTGGATGGGCGCATGAACCTGACGGCCGCGCGCTTCAAGCGGGATTTCGCGGGCGTGGACGAGGAGTTCGGCGGTTACGTGTCGCGCAATTACTCCCGCGCGTACATCCACCACCTGCTCAAGGCCAGGGAATACCTGGCCGGGACCCTGTGCACCATGCACAACCTGGAGTTCATGGTGCGGCTGGTGGACAACATCCGCGCAGCCATCGACGGCGGGTATTACGAGGCCTACCGCGACGAATTCCTGGGCCGCTACTATGCCTAG
- the gluQRS gene encoding tRNA glutamyl-Q(34) synthetase GluQRS, whose amino-acid sequence MPSAGRYAPSPSGDLHFGNLRTALLAWLFARQTGRAFYMRVEDIDSERSSRASADRQLADLAALGIEWDPPVIYQSDRHAAYEAALAQLPTYECYCTRRDIREAASAPHARPGIYPGTCRDLSPGARALRRSQLSSQGRLPAIRLRADETEWTVRDFYHGEVTGPVDDVILRRGGRVDQAQAGDWAYNLAVVVDDGFQGVDQIVRGDDLLDAAPAQAYLANLLGYAQPEYVHVPLVVNAEGRRLAKRDGAVTLRELITAPGSATTAGPDRGAALAPASGSGAGSNTAGIASVFAQLAASIGCPSAATPAELLAQFDPSQLPRDPFVWT is encoded by the coding sequence ATGCCTAGCGCCGGCCGTTACGCGCCCAGCCCCAGCGGCGACCTGCACTTTGGCAACCTGCGCACCGCGCTGCTCGCGTGGCTGTTCGCGCGCCAGACCGGCCGCGCGTTTTACATGCGTGTGGAGGACATTGATTCGGAGCGCTCCTCCCGCGCCTCCGCCGACCGCCAGCTCGCGGACCTGGCCGCGCTGGGTATTGAGTGGGATCCGCCGGTGATCTACCAGTCCGACCGCCACGCCGCCTACGAGGCCGCGCTTGCCCAGCTGCCCACCTACGAGTGCTACTGCACCCGCCGCGATATCCGCGAGGCCGCCTCCGCGCCCCACGCGCGCCCCGGCATCTACCCCGGCACCTGCCGCGACTTGTCCCCCGGGGCCCGTGCTTTACGACGCTCCCAGCTTTCCTCCCAAGGCCGCCTCCCCGCCATCCGCTTGCGTGCCGACGAAACCGAGTGGACCGTGCGCGATTTCTACCATGGCGAGGTGACCGGGCCTGTTGACGACGTGATTTTGCGCCGCGGCGGCCGCGTCGACCAAGCCCAAGCCGGCGACTGGGCCTACAACTTGGCCGTGGTTGTGGACGACGGCTTCCAAGGCGTCGACCAAATCGTCCGCGGCGACGACTTGCTGGATGCCGCCCCCGCCCAGGCGTACCTCGCTAACCTGCTGGGGTATGCGCAGCCGGAGTACGTGCACGTGCCGTTGGTGGTCAACGCGGAGGGCCGGCGCCTGGCCAAGCGCGACGGTGCCGTGACCCTCCGCGAACTCATCACCGCGCCCGGCTCCGCCACCACTGCCGGCCCAGACCGCGGCGCGGCCCTCGCCCCCGCGTCCGGCTCAGGCGCCGGCTCGAACACCGCGGGCATAGCTTCGGTGTTTGCACAGCTGGCGGCCTCGATCGGCTGCCCATCGGCCGCGACCCCCGCCGAGCTGCTCGCACAGTTCGACCCGTCGCAGCTGCCGCGCGACCCCTTCGTTTGGACCTGA
- a CDS encoding alkaline phosphatase D family protein codes for MASCANWESGFFSAYADLAERGWAGDVDLTVFLGDYIYEYAQYQYSGFGPVRLHAPAHEIVSLEDYRTRYGRYRTDPALKNAHAAMPWIVVWDDHEIANNTWREGAENHHQHEGEYLTRRDAAVRAYYEWMPVRVANPSSEGRIYRSFTFGDLVELTIMDLRTFRDVEFWRGGSRQPGDARTMLGSEQYNWLIDTLERSRAKWNALGNSVMFSPMRLGAVMQNPKTRPIAKALSSNILSSHAQVPAIDELPLNGDQWDGYDFERRRLLNTLGRLGKSPIFLTGDIHTEWGHTVLHDGSEIGCEIVCASITAPNVTDSLGLRNGGPLMGTAVSYMYAANPSLRHCALDTHGYSLVTITPDEVVAEWLRVDNILEPLSPVRPAVSLTWRKGAGFMG; via the coding sequence GTGGCGAGCTGCGCGAACTGGGAGTCCGGCTTCTTCTCCGCGTACGCTGACCTGGCGGAACGCGGCTGGGCCGGGGACGTGGACCTGACCGTGTTCCTGGGGGACTACATCTACGAGTACGCGCAGTACCAGTACTCCGGCTTCGGCCCCGTGCGGCTGCACGCACCCGCGCACGAGATCGTGTCGCTGGAGGATTACCGCACCCGCTACGGCCGCTACCGCACCGACCCCGCGCTGAAGAACGCGCACGCGGCCATGCCGTGGATTGTGGTGTGGGACGACCACGAGATTGCCAACAACACCTGGCGCGAAGGCGCCGAAAACCACCACCAGCACGAAGGCGAATATCTCACCCGCCGCGACGCCGCCGTGCGCGCCTACTACGAGTGGATGCCGGTGCGCGTAGCCAACCCGTCCAGCGAGGGGCGCATCTACCGCTCCTTCACCTTCGGCGACCTGGTGGAGTTGACCATCATGGATCTGCGCACGTTCCGCGACGTCGAATTCTGGCGCGGCGGGTCGCGCCAACCCGGCGACGCGCGCACCATGCTCGGCTCGGAACAGTACAACTGGCTCATTGACACGCTCGAGCGCTCGCGCGCGAAGTGGAACGCGCTGGGCAACTCGGTGATGTTCTCCCCCATGCGCCTGGGCGCCGTGATGCAGAACCCCAAGACGCGACCGATCGCGAAAGCGCTGTCCTCCAACATCCTCAGCTCCCACGCGCAGGTCCCCGCAATCGACGAGCTGCCGCTCAACGGCGACCAGTGGGACGGCTACGATTTCGAGCGCCGCCGCCTGCTGAACACCCTGGGGCGGCTGGGCAAGTCCCCGATCTTCCTCACCGGGGACATCCACACCGAGTGGGGGCACACCGTGCTTCACGACGGTTCCGAGATCGGCTGCGAAATCGTCTGCGCCTCCATCACCGCCCCGAACGTGACCGACAGTTTGGGCCTGCGTAACGGCGGGCCACTCATGGGCACCGCCGTGAGCTACATGTACGCCGCTAATCCGAGCCTGCGCCACTGCGCGCTGGACACGCACGGGTATTCCTTGGTGACAATCACGCCCGACGAAGTAGTCGCCGAGTGGCTGCGCGTGGACAACATCCTGGAACCCCTCTCCCCCGTCCGGCCCGCGGTGTCGCTGACATGGCGCAAGGGCGCCGGCTTCATGGGCTAG
- a CDS encoding PhoD-like phosphatase N-terminal domain-containing protein — translation MTRSFTRRGFLRTTAVATGAVGTGVVTQAWAQSSLPAPSRAPLAEMELPPLPFVHGVASGDPLPDAVIIWTRITPDDTAWPGSTLGAPTPVRWEIAADPDFARIVQTGDTTSTPERDHTIHVDVRGLNPGTCISTVSSSRKGPTWVRCRRRGGRRRRRLGRTSRSKNGQWRAARTGSPASSPRTLTWRNAAGPGTWT, via the coding sequence GTGACTCGCTCCTTTACCCGCCGCGGCTTCTTGCGCACGACTGCTGTGGCGACGGGGGCGGTTGGAACGGGCGTCGTCACGCAGGCGTGGGCGCAAAGCTCGCTGCCGGCGCCGTCGCGCGCCCCGCTCGCGGAGATGGAGCTGCCGCCGCTGCCGTTCGTGCACGGCGTGGCCTCCGGCGACCCGCTGCCGGACGCGGTGATCATCTGGACGCGCATCACCCCGGACGACACCGCGTGGCCCGGCAGCACCCTCGGCGCACCGACCCCCGTGCGCTGGGAAATTGCGGCCGACCCGGACTTCGCCCGCATCGTCCAAACCGGCGACACCACCTCGACGCCGGAGCGTGACCACACCATCCACGTCGACGTGCGGGGACTGAATCCGGGGACGTGTATTTCTACCGTTTCGTCGTCACGCAAGGGCCCCACCTGGGTGCGGTGTCGCCGACGGGGAGGACGAAGACGGCGCCGGTTGGGGCGAACGTCGAGAAGCAAAAATGGGCAGTGGCGAGCTGCGCGAACTGGGAGTCCGGCTTCTTCTCCGCGTACGCTGACCTGGCGGAACGCGGCTGGGCCGGGGACGTGGACCTGA
- a CDS encoding ferritin yields the protein MNEQLRDLINQQVTNEYAAAYIYRHLANEMDAHSFPGLCTWFVAQAQEELEHAQKFAQHLLDRGEHVHPLNIEVDVPEVHNPLDAFRAALAHEQKVSEQIRNITRVADEVGDLESRGLLNWFLTEQIEEEATVGTIVDQLELVGADGSGLLRIDATLATREALD from the coding sequence ATCAACGAACAGCTGAGAGACCTGATCAACCAGCAGGTCACCAATGAGTACGCCGCCGCCTACATCTACCGCCACCTGGCCAATGAGATGGACGCGCACTCTTTCCCGGGCCTGTGCACCTGGTTCGTCGCGCAGGCGCAGGAGGAACTGGAGCACGCGCAGAAGTTCGCGCAGCACCTGCTGGACCGCGGTGAGCACGTGCACCCGCTGAACATTGAGGTGGATGTGCCGGAGGTGCACAACCCGCTTGACGCGTTCCGCGCGGCGCTGGCGCACGAGCAGAAGGTCTCCGAGCAGATCCGCAACATCACGCGCGTGGCGGACGAGGTCGGCGATCTCGAGTCCCGCGGCCTGCTCAACTGGTTCCTCACCGAGCAGATCGAGGAGGAGGCAACCGTGGGCACCATCGTGGACCAGCTCGAGCTCGTCGGCGCCGACGGTTCGGGGCTTTTGCGTATCGACGCTACCTTGGCAACCCGCGAGGCCCTGGACTAG
- a CDS encoding IS256 family transposase, producing MTTVSPKKGYDPSRVNAISEKLMNNPELAKLIGELSTSTDDASELVKGLLQASINAGLQAEMDAHLGYEHSDRKAKAQVDARGGGNHRNGSYTKTVDSGYGPLEVTVPRDRAGTFRPQMVPKGARRLTELDDMIISLYAGGMTVRDIQHHLATTLGVDMSPDTISTITDAVLDEVMIWQNRQLDEFYPVIFLDALRVKIRDGHRVVNKSCYMAVGVDMDGIKHILGLWIADTEGAAFWASVCADLANRGVQDVFIVCCDGLKGLPEAVEATWPSSMVQTCIVHLIRAANRWVSYQDRKPVSSALREVYTAPNEDTARAALDAFEASELGRRYPQSVKVWRDAWDRFVPFLQFPPAACRVLYTTNSIESLNAELRKATRNRGQFPNDTAALKTLWLMICNIEDKRAAQRAKKAKRATECNGYIEGAKATGWKQAINQLAVAYPDRFADYV from the coding sequence ATGACTACGGTGTCACCAAAGAAAGGCTATGACCCGTCGAGGGTCAACGCGATCAGCGAGAAGCTGATGAATAACCCCGAGCTCGCTAAGCTCATCGGGGAGCTCTCCACCTCCACCGATGACGCCAGCGAGCTGGTGAAGGGTCTTCTACAAGCATCGATCAACGCTGGCCTGCAGGCGGAGATGGATGCTCATTTGGGCTACGAGCACTCCGACCGCAAAGCCAAAGCCCAGGTCGATGCCCGGGGTGGTGGTAACCACCGCAATGGGTCGTACACCAAGACCGTGGATTCCGGCTACGGTCCGCTGGAAGTGACCGTGCCCAGGGATCGGGCGGGCACGTTCCGGCCGCAGATGGTGCCCAAGGGCGCTCGCCGGCTCACCGAGCTCGATGACATGATCATCTCCCTGTACGCGGGTGGGATGACCGTGCGCGATATCCAGCATCACCTTGCAACCACCCTGGGTGTGGATATGAGCCCGGATACCATCAGCACGATCACCGACGCGGTGCTCGATGAGGTGATGATCTGGCAGAACCGCCAGTTAGATGAGTTCTACCCGGTGATCTTCCTCGACGCGTTGCGGGTCAAGATCCGCGACGGCCACCGCGTGGTCAACAAGTCCTGCTACATGGCCGTCGGTGTGGACATGGACGGCATCAAACACATCCTGGGCTTGTGGATCGCCGATACCGAAGGTGCCGCATTCTGGGCGTCCGTGTGCGCTGACCTTGCAAACCGTGGGGTGCAGGACGTGTTCATCGTCTGCTGCGACGGGCTCAAGGGCCTGCCCGAGGCGGTGGAGGCAACCTGGCCGAGTTCCATGGTGCAGACCTGTATCGTGCACCTGATTCGGGCGGCGAACAGGTGGGTGTCCTACCAGGACCGCAAACCCGTCTCCAGCGCACTGCGGGAGGTCTACACCGCACCCAACGAAGACACCGCGCGCGCCGCCCTAGACGCGTTCGAAGCATCTGAACTTGGGCGGCGCTACCCCCAGTCGGTGAAGGTATGGCGCGACGCGTGGGATCGGTTCGTGCCGTTTCTGCAGTTCCCGCCGGCAGCCTGCCGGGTGCTCTACACCACGAACTCCATCGAGTCGCTCAACGCGGAATTGCGGAAAGCCACCCGCAACCGGGGCCAGTTCCCGAACGACACTGCGGCGCTGAAGACGCTGTGGTTGATGATCTGCAACATCGAAGACAAGCGTGCCGCCCAGCGTGCGAAGAAGGCGAAACGGGCAACTGAGTGCAACGGCTATATTGAAGGGGCGAAAGCCACCGGGTGGAAACAAGCCATCAACCAACTAGCCGTGGCATACCCCGACCGGTTCGCGGACTACGTGTAA
- a CDS encoding IS1249 family transposase, whose translation MPKNQPRCQVCGGEMKRNGKTSANRTRWRCKTCGASTTKQRPDITNAAAFAAFITHLTTGASLKTTATEAGCHPRTLQRRFKHFWLVDVPDPTIGHEGRVYDQVFLDGTYTAGGCLIVAATLDHVIAWHWCTRETTRDYQRLLERIPAPLIAVIDGGQGAASAIKTCWPNTKIQRCLVHAQRVVRRHTTARPRTDAGRAIYQLALNLTKITDLDEAAVWGAQLHEYGTIYRDWMNQKTWTTDPATRQRTWSWTHERTRKAYNSLNHLWRNNLLFVYLEPPNGVLDVSRIKATTNSLEGGINAQLKLLARTHRGRSGEHQRRMLEWWLYLKTELPDDPVEIARQSNWGQDQLAKVSTLTPNENQANHETGRPALYDNAIDTNYTHSIGIQKGHI comes from the coding sequence ATGCCGAAGAACCAACCCCGCTGCCAAGTGTGCGGCGGCGAGATGAAACGCAACGGAAAGACCTCCGCCAACCGCACCCGGTGGCGATGCAAAACCTGCGGCGCCTCCACCACCAAACAGCGCCCCGATATCACCAACGCCGCAGCCTTCGCAGCATTTATCACACACCTCACGACCGGTGCGAGCTTGAAAACCACTGCCACCGAAGCAGGGTGTCATCCTCGTACCCTCCAACGCCGGTTTAAACACTTCTGGCTAGTTGATGTCCCCGATCCCACGATCGGGCACGAAGGCCGGGTCTACGACCAGGTCTTTCTTGACGGCACCTACACCGCCGGTGGGTGTCTCATCGTGGCCGCCACCTTGGACCACGTCATTGCCTGGCACTGGTGCACACGTGAAACCACCCGCGACTACCAAAGGCTCCTCGAGCGTATCCCCGCACCCTTGATCGCTGTCATCGACGGTGGCCAAGGTGCCGCCAGCGCGATCAAAACATGCTGGCCTAACACCAAGATCCAGCGTTGCCTTGTCCACGCTCAACGCGTGGTGCGCCGGCACACCACCGCACGCCCGCGCACCGATGCAGGACGAGCGATCTATCAGCTCGCGCTCAACCTCACCAAGATCACCGATCTTGACGAGGCGGCCGTGTGGGGTGCGCAGCTGCATGAATACGGCACGATCTACCGCGACTGGATGAACCAGAAAACGTGGACAACCGACCCGGCGACACGTCAACGCACCTGGTCGTGGACACACGAACGCACCCGCAAGGCCTACAACAGCCTCAACCACCTATGGCGCAACAACCTACTGTTCGTCTACCTCGAACCACCCAACGGTGTCCTCGATGTCAGCCGAATCAAAGCCACCACCAACAGCCTGGAAGGCGGCATCAACGCCCAGCTGAAACTGCTGGCCCGCACCCACCGCGGCAGATCCGGTGAGCATCAGCGCCGGATGCTGGAGTGGTGGCTGTATCTGAAAACGGAACTGCCTGACGATCCAGTAGAGATCGCCAGGCAGTCCAACTGGGGCCAGGACCAACTCGCCAAAGTATCCACCCTGACCCCCAACGAGAACCAAGCCAACCACGAAACCGGACGACCAGCCCTCTACGACAACGCTATCGACACCAACTACACACACTCAATCGGCATCCAAAAAGGCCACATCTAA